Proteins encoded by one window of Yersinia massiliensis:
- the atpF gene encoding F0F1 ATP synthase subunit B, whose product MNLNATILGQAIAFVLFVLFCMKYIWPPIMAAIEKRQKEIADGLSSAERAKKDLDLAQANATDQLKKAKAEAQVIIEQASKRKAQILDEAKAEAEQERNKIVAQAQAEIDAERKRAREELRKQVAMLAIAGAEKIIERSVDEAANSDIVDKLVAEL is encoded by the coding sequence GTGAATCTTAACGCAACAATCCTCGGCCAGGCCATCGCGTTTGTCCTGTTTGTCCTGTTTTGTATGAAGTACATATGGCCGCCGATCATGGCTGCCATTGAGAAGCGTCAAAAAGAAATTGCTGACGGTCTCTCTTCTGCAGAGCGTGCCAAAAAAGATTTGGACTTAGCGCAAGCCAATGCGACCGACCAACTGAAGAAAGCGAAAGCAGAAGCACAGGTGATCATTGAGCAGGCAAGTAAACGCAAAGCTCAGATCCTTGATGAAGCTAAAGCAGAAGCTGAACAGGAACGTAACAAAATCGTGGCGCAAGCGCAGGCAGAGATCGACGCCGAACGTAAGCGCGCTCGTGAAGAGTTGCGTAAGCAAGTCGCGATGTTGGCTATAGCTGGCGCCGAGAAGATCATCGAACGTTCCGTGGATGAAGCTGCTAACAGCGACATCGTTGATAAACTGGTCGCTGAACTGTAA
- the atpH gene encoding F0F1 ATP synthase subunit delta — MSEFVTVARPYAKAAFDFAVEHQAVDRWQNMLAFTAQVTRNEQIAELLSGAVAPETMSKTFIAVCGDQLDEPAQNFIRVMAENGRLLVLPEVLQQFIQLRASLESTVDVEVSSASPLNDEQLAKIAAAMEKRLSRKVKLNCKIDKSVMAGVVIRAGDMVIDGSVRGRLERLADVLQS; from the coding sequence ATGTCTGAATTTGTAACTGTAGCTCGCCCCTACGCCAAAGCAGCTTTTGACTTTGCTGTTGAGCACCAAGCGGTGGATCGTTGGCAGAATATGCTAGCGTTTACTGCCCAAGTGACTCGCAATGAACAAATCGCTGAATTGCTTTCCGGTGCGGTAGCACCAGAAACAATGTCTAAGACGTTTATTGCAGTTTGTGGTGATCAGCTCGATGAACCCGCACAGAACTTCATTCGAGTTATGGCGGAGAATGGCCGTTTACTGGTTCTTCCTGAGGTGTTGCAGCAGTTTATTCAACTGCGTGCCTCGCTGGAGTCAACCGTCGACGTTGAAGTGAGCTCAGCGAGCCCACTGAATGACGAACAGCTGGCTAAAATTGCCGCTGCGATGGAAAAACGTCTGTCACGCAAAGTTAAGCTGAATTGCAAAATTGATAAGTCTGTAATGGCCGGCGTAGTAATACGTGCAGGCGATATGGTGATAGATGGCAGCGTTCGCGGTCGTCTAGAACGCCTGGCGGACGTCTTGCAGTCTTAA
- the atpA gene encoding F0F1 ATP synthase subunit alpha, with protein MQLNSTEISELIKQRIAQFNVVSEAHNEGTIVSVSDGIIRVHGLADVMQGEMIALPGNRYAIALNLERDSVGAVVMGPYADLAEGMKVKCTGRILEVPVGRGLLGRVVNTLGEPVDGKGPVENDGFSAVEAIAPGVIERQSVDEPVQTGYKSVDAMIPIGRGQRELIIGDRQTGKTALAIDAIINQRDSGIKCVYVAIGQKASTVSNVVRKLEEHGALANTIVVVATASESAALQYLAPYSGCAMGEYFRDRGEDALIIYDDLSKQAVAYRQISLLLRRPPGREAYPGDVFYLHSRLLERAARVNAEYVEAFTKGEVKGKTGSLTALPIIETQAGDVSAFVPTNVISITDGQIFLESSLFNAGIRPAVNPGISVSRVGGAAQTKIMKKLSGGIRTALAQYRELAAFSQFASDLDDATRKQLSHGQKVTELLKQKQYAPMSVAQQSLVLFAAERGYLGDIELAKVGSFEAALLAFADREHAELLQQINQTGAYNDEIEAKLKGILDTFKATQSW; from the coding sequence ATGCAACTGAATTCCACCGAAATCAGCGAACTGATCAAGCAGCGCATTGCTCAGTTCAATGTAGTGAGCGAAGCTCACAATGAAGGTACTATTGTTTCCGTCAGTGACGGGATCATCCGCGTACACGGTCTGGCCGACGTTATGCAGGGCGAGATGATCGCACTGCCAGGCAACCGTTATGCAATCGCACTGAACTTGGAGCGTGACTCCGTTGGTGCAGTCGTTATGGGTCCGTACGCCGATCTTGCCGAAGGCATGAAGGTTAAATGTACTGGCCGTATCCTAGAAGTTCCAGTCGGTCGTGGCTTGTTGGGTCGCGTCGTCAATACTCTGGGTGAACCTGTTGATGGTAAAGGTCCGGTAGAAAACGACGGCTTCTCAGCTGTTGAAGCTATCGCACCTGGCGTTATCGAACGTCAGTCCGTTGATGAGCCTGTCCAGACTGGCTATAAGTCAGTCGATGCCATGATCCCAATTGGTCGTGGTCAGCGTGAATTGATCATCGGTGACCGTCAGACAGGTAAAACTGCACTGGCGATTGATGCGATCATCAATCAGCGCGATTCCGGCATCAAGTGTGTGTATGTTGCTATCGGTCAGAAAGCCTCTACAGTTTCCAACGTAGTACGTAAACTGGAAGAGCATGGCGCATTGGCTAACACCATTGTGGTTGTTGCGACGGCTTCTGAATCAGCAGCATTACAATACTTGGCACCGTATTCCGGTTGTGCCATGGGTGAATACTTCCGTGATCGTGGTGAAGACGCTCTGATTATTTATGACGACCTGTCTAAACAGGCTGTTGCATATCGTCAAATCTCCTTGCTGCTTCGTCGTCCACCAGGTCGTGAAGCTTATCCTGGCGACGTATTCTATCTCCACTCCCGTTTGCTGGAACGTGCTGCGCGTGTTAACGCTGAATACGTTGAAGCCTTTACCAAGGGTGAAGTGAAAGGTAAAACCGGTTCTTTGACCGCTCTGCCAATCATTGAAACTCAAGCAGGGGACGTTTCCGCGTTCGTTCCGACCAACGTAATTTCGATTACCGATGGTCAGATCTTCTTGGAATCTAGCTTGTTTAACGCCGGTATTCGTCCTGCGGTTAACCCAGGTATCTCCGTATCCCGTGTGGGTGGTGCAGCGCAAACCAAGATCATGAAAAAACTGTCCGGTGGTATTCGTACCGCTCTGGCACAGTATCGTGAACTTGCTGCGTTCTCCCAGTTCGCATCCGATTTGGATGATGCAACACGTAAACAGCTGAGCCATGGTCAGAAAGTGACCGAGCTTCTGAAACAGAAACAGTATGCGCCAATGTCTGTCGCGCAGCAGTCTCTGGTTCTGTTCGCGGCTGAACGTGGTTATCTGGGTGATATCGAGTTGGCGAAGGTAGGTAGCTTTGAAGCTGCGCTGTTGGCATTTGCTGACCGTGAGCATGCCGAGCTTCTGCAACAAATCAACCAAACTGGCGCGTATAACGATGAGATCGAGGCCAAGCTGAAAGGCATCCTTGATACATTTAAGGCAACCCAGTCCTGGTAA
- the atpG gene encoding F0F1 ATP synthase subunit gamma has product MAGAKEIRSKIASVQNTQKITKAMEMVAASKMRKSQERMAASRPYAETMRSVIGHLALGNLEYKHPYLEERDVKRVGYLVVSTDRGLCGGLNINLFKKLLSEMKGWSEKGVECDLALIGSKAASFFGSVGGKIVAQVTGMGDNPSLSELIGPVKVMLQAYDEGRLDKLYIVNNKFINTMSQEPRIMQLLPLPPAEDGELKKKSWDYLYEPDPKALLDTLLRRYVESQVYQGVVENLASEQAARMVAMKAATDNGGSLIKELQLVYNKARQASITQELTEIVGGASAV; this is encoded by the coding sequence ATGGCCGGCGCAAAAGAGATACGTTCCAAGATCGCCAGCGTGCAAAACACGCAAAAGATCACCAAAGCCATGGAGATGGTCGCCGCCTCCAAAATGCGTAAATCGCAGGAACGCATGGCGGCTAGCCGTCCTTATGCAGAAACTATGCGTAGTGTGATTGGTCACCTCGCGTTAGGTAATCTGGAATATAAACATCCGTACCTGGAAGAGCGCGACGTTAAGCGTGTTGGGTATCTGGTGGTTTCTACAGACCGTGGCTTATGCGGTGGTTTGAACATTAACCTGTTCAAAAAACTGTTGTCTGAGATGAAAGGTTGGTCTGAAAAAGGCGTTGAATGTGATTTAGCGCTGATCGGGTCAAAAGCAGCCTCTTTCTTTGGTTCCGTGGGCGGTAAGATCGTCGCTCAAGTCACTGGCATGGGGGATAACCCTTCTCTGTCAGAACTTATCGGGCCGGTGAAAGTGATGTTGCAAGCCTATGACGAAGGTCGTCTGGATAAACTGTATATCGTTAATAACAAGTTTATCAATACGATGTCTCAGGAACCACGGATCATGCAGCTACTACCTCTTCCGCCAGCGGAAGACGGTGAGCTGAAAAAGAAATCCTGGGATTATCTGTATGAACCCGATCCTAAAGCGCTGCTGGATACCCTCCTGCGCCGCTATGTAGAATCGCAAGTTTATCAGGGCGTCGTTGAAAACCTGGCCAGCGAGCAGGCCGCGCGAATGGTAGCGATGAAAGCCGCCACCGATAACGGCGGTAGCCTGATCAAAGAGCTGCAGTTGGTTTACAACAAGGCTCGTCAGGCCAGCATCACTCAGGAACTCACCGAAATCGTCGGGGGAGCCTCCGCGGTTTAA
- the atpD gene encoding F0F1 ATP synthase subunit beta encodes MATGKIIQVIGAVVDVEFPQDAVPKVYNALEVEGTAEKLVLEVQQQLGGGVVRCIAMGSSDGLSRGLKVINLEHPIEVPVGKSTLGRIMNVLGDPIDMKGPIGEEERWAIHREAPSYEELASSQDLLETGIKVMDLICPFAKGGKVGLFGGAGVGKTVNMMELIRNIAIEHSGYSVFAGVGERTREGNDFYHEMTDSNVLDKVSLVYGQMNEPPGNRLRVALTGLTMAEKFRDEGRDVLLFIDNIYRYTLAGTEVSALLGRMPSAVGYQPTLAEEMGVLQERITSTKTGSITSVQAVYVPADDLTDPSPATTFAHLDATVVLSRQIASLGIYPAVDPLDSTSRQLDPLIVGQEHYDVARGVQSILQRYQELKDIIAILGMDELSEDDKLVVSRARKIQRFLSQPFFVAEVFTGSPGKFVSLKDTIRGFKGIMNGDYDHLPEQAFYMVGTIEEAVEKAKKL; translated from the coding sequence ATGGCTACTGGAAAGATTATCCAGGTAATCGGCGCCGTAGTGGACGTCGAATTCCCCCAAGACGCTGTACCAAAAGTGTACAACGCCCTTGAGGTTGAAGGCACGGCTGAAAAGCTAGTGCTGGAAGTTCAGCAACAGCTGGGCGGTGGTGTTGTTCGTTGTATCGCAATGGGCTCGTCCGATGGTTTGAGCCGTGGGTTGAAAGTCATCAACCTGGAACACCCAATTGAAGTGCCAGTTGGCAAATCAACACTGGGCCGTATCATGAACGTATTGGGTGACCCAATCGACATGAAAGGTCCAATCGGTGAAGAAGAGCGTTGGGCAATCCACCGTGAAGCGCCTTCTTACGAAGAGCTTGCCAGCTCGCAAGATCTGTTAGAAACCGGCATCAAGGTAATGGATCTGATTTGTCCGTTCGCTAAGGGCGGTAAAGTCGGTCTGTTCGGTGGTGCGGGTGTAGGTAAAACAGTAAACATGATGGAGCTGATTCGTAACATTGCGATTGAGCACTCAGGTTACTCTGTATTTGCCGGCGTGGGTGAACGTACTCGTGAGGGTAACGACTTCTACCACGAGATGACTGACTCCAACGTTTTGGACAAAGTATCCTTGGTTTATGGCCAGATGAATGAGCCACCAGGTAACCGTCTGCGCGTTGCACTGACTGGCTTGACCATGGCGGAGAAATTCCGTGATGAAGGCCGTGACGTACTGTTGTTCATCGATAACATCTATCGTTATACCTTGGCTGGTACAGAAGTATCTGCACTGCTGGGTCGTATGCCATCTGCGGTAGGCTATCAGCCAACGCTGGCAGAAGAGATGGGTGTGTTGCAGGAGCGTATTACGTCCACTAAGACGGGTTCAATCACTTCCGTACAGGCCGTTTACGTACCTGCGGATGACTTGACTGACCCATCACCAGCAACCACCTTTGCTCACTTGGATGCAACCGTTGTTCTGAGTCGTCAAATCGCCTCTTTGGGTATTTACCCAGCGGTTGACCCACTTGACTCTACTAGCCGTCAGCTCGATCCGCTGATTGTTGGTCAGGAGCACTACGATGTAGCGCGTGGCGTGCAGTCAATTCTGCAACGTTACCAAGAGCTGAAAGATATCATCGCGATCTTGGGTATGGACGAGTTGTCAGAAGATGACAAACTGGTTGTATCCCGTGCGCGTAAAATTCAGCGCTTCCTGTCTCAACCGTTCTTCGTGGCAGAAGTCTTTACCGGTTCACCGGGCAAGTTCGTTTCGCTGAAAGACACCATTCGTGGTTTCAAAGGCATCATGAACGGCGACTACGACCACTTGCCGGAGCAGGCGTTCTACATGGTTGGCACCATTGAAGAAGCAGTGGAAAAAGCCAAGAAACTGTAA
- a CDS encoding F0F1 ATP synthase subunit epsilon — protein MAAMTYHLDVVSAEKKMFSGVVQKIQVTGSEGELGIFPGHAPLLTAIKPGMIRIVKQFGEEEFIYLSGGILEVQPSVVIVLADTAIRGQDLDEAKALESKRKAEAHISNSHGDVDYAQASAELAKAIAKLRVIELTRKAM, from the coding sequence ATGGCTGCAATGACTTACCATCTGGATGTTGTGAGCGCAGAGAAGAAAATGTTCTCTGGTGTGGTACAAAAAATTCAGGTGACGGGTAGTGAAGGTGAACTGGGAATTTTCCCTGGTCATGCCCCACTGCTCACTGCCATTAAGCCTGGCATGATACGTATCGTTAAGCAGTTCGGTGAGGAAGAGTTTATTTATCTTTCTGGCGGCATCCTTGAGGTGCAACCGAGCGTTGTGATCGTATTGGCTGACACTGCTATTCGTGGGCAGGATTTGGACGAAGCTAAGGCGCTAGAATCTAAGCGCAAAGCAGAAGCCCATATCAGTAACTCTCATGGTGATGTCGACTATGCTCAGGCATCTGCTGAATTGGCGAAGGCGATTGCGAAATTACGCGTAATCGAGTTGACCAGGAAAGCGATGTAA
- the glmU gene encoding bifunctional UDP-N-acetylglucosamine diphosphorylase/glucosamine-1-phosphate N-acetyltransferase GlmU, giving the protein MSNSSMSVVILAAGKGTRMYSDLPKVLHPLAGKPMVQHVIDAAMKLGAKNVHLVYGHGGDLLKNTLTDPSLNWVLQAEQLGTGHAMQQAAPHFADDEDVLMLYGDVPLISVDTLQRLLAAKPQGGIGLLTVKLDDPSGYGRIVREQGDVVGIVEHKDASDAQREINEINTGILVANGRDLKRWLSLLDNNNAQGEFYITDIIALAHADGKKIATVHPTRLSEVEGVNNRLQLAALERVFQSEQAERLLLAGVMLLDPARFDLRGELTHGRDITIDTNVIIEGHVILGDRVRIGTGCVLKNCVIGDDSEISPYTVVEDSRLDAACTVGPFARLRPGAELAEGAHVGNFVEIKKTRLGKGSKAGHLSYLGDAEIGSGVNIGAGTITCNYDGANKFKTIIGDNVFVGSDTQLVAPVTVADGATIAAGTTVTRDIAEDELVLSRIKQVHVQGWQRPVKKK; this is encoded by the coding sequence ATGTCTAACAGCTCAATGAGTGTAGTCATCCTTGCCGCAGGTAAGGGGACTCGTATGTATTCCGACCTTCCTAAGGTGTTACACCCATTGGCAGGCAAGCCGATGGTTCAGCATGTTATTGATGCCGCCATGAAGTTGGGGGCGAAAAATGTCCATTTAGTTTATGGGCATGGTGGCGATTTGCTGAAAAATACGCTGACTGATCCATCCTTGAATTGGGTTTTACAGGCAGAGCAGCTTGGTACAGGGCATGCGATGCAACAAGCTGCGCCGCATTTTGCCGACGATGAAGATGTGCTGATGCTTTACGGCGACGTGCCTTTGATCTCAGTTGATACCCTGCAACGTTTGCTGGCGGCTAAACCGCAAGGTGGGATTGGCTTGCTGACAGTGAAGCTGGATGACCCAAGTGGTTATGGCCGTATTGTGCGCGAACAGGGTGATGTGGTGGGGATTGTTGAGCATAAAGATGCCAGCGATGCGCAGCGCGAGATAAATGAAATCAACACTGGGATACTGGTCGCGAATGGGCGTGATTTAAAACGTTGGTTGTCGCTGCTGGATAACAACAATGCACAGGGCGAGTTTTATATCACGGATATTATCGCTCTAGCTCATGCTGACGGTAAGAAGATTGCGACCGTTCATCCTACTCGCCTCAGTGAGGTGGAAGGGGTCAATAACCGCCTCCAACTGGCGGCTCTTGAGCGAGTATTTCAATCCGAGCAAGCAGAAAGACTGTTGTTAGCCGGCGTTATGTTACTGGATCCTGCCCGCTTTGATTTGCGCGGAGAATTAACACATGGGCGCGATATTACTATCGATACCAATGTCATCATTGAAGGCCATGTGATTTTAGGTGACCGCGTACGTATCGGTACGGGATGTGTGCTGAAAAATTGTGTTATTGGCGATGATTCAGAAATCAGTCCCTACACGGTTGTAGAAGATTCCCGTTTGGATGCGGCTTGTACCGTTGGCCCATTTGCTCGCTTGCGTCCTGGCGCAGAGTTAGCAGAAGGCGCGCACGTCGGTAACTTTGTCGAAATCAAGAAAACCCGCTTGGGCAAAGGCTCGAAGGCGGGTCACCTCTCCTATTTAGGCGATGCTGAAATTGGTTCTGGCGTAAATATTGGCGCAGGAACTATAACTTGCAACTATGATGGAGCTAATAAGTTTAAAACAATTATTGGCGATAATGTCTTTGTTGGCTCCGATACTCAACTGGTGGCTCCCGTCACGGTAGCGGATGGCGCCACTATTGCTGCAGGTACGACCGTGACCCGTGATATCGCTGAAGATGAGTTAGTGCTCAGTCGTATCAAGCAGGTCCACGTGCAGGGTTGGCAGCGGCCGGTAAAGAAAAAATAA
- the glmS gene encoding glutamine--fructose-6-phosphate transaminase (isomerizing), which produces MCGIVGAVAQRDIAEILIEGLRRLEYRGYDSAGLAVVDAEGNMTRLRRVGKVQALSDAAESQDLHGGTGIAHTRWATHGEPSEANAHPHVSDYISVVHNGIIENHEPLRELLIGRGYRFSSETDTEVIAHLVHWELQQGGSLLEVVKRVIPQLRGAYGTVVMDSRDPSRLVAARSGSPLVIGCGVGENFIASDQLALLPVTRRFIFLEEGDVVEVTRRSIEIFDKQGNAIERPEIESQVQYDAGDKGVYRHYMQKEIYEQPMAIKNTLEGRLNHGAIDLSELGPKADALLANVQHIQIIACGTSYNSGMVSRYWFESLAGVPCDVEIASEFRYRKSAVRPNSLLITLSQSGETADTLAALRLSKELGYLGSLAICNVAGSSLVRESDLALMTKAGTEIGVASTKAFTTQLTVLLMLVGRIGKLKGADDSLEHEIVHALQALPARIEQMLSLDKTIEALAEGFSDKHNALFLGRGDQYPIAMEGALKLKEISYIHAEAYAAGELKHGPLALIDADMPVIVVAPNNELLEKLKSNIEEVRARGGLLYVFADQDAGFADSEGMKIIQLPHVEEIIAPIFYTVPLQLLSYHVALIKGTDVDQPRNLAKSVTVE; this is translated from the coding sequence ATGTGTGGAATAGTTGGCGCAGTAGCGCAACGTGATATCGCTGAGATTCTGATCGAAGGTTTACGTCGTCTTGAATACCGTGGCTACGACTCTGCGGGTTTAGCCGTGGTAGATGCCGAAGGTAACATGACCCGCCTACGTCGGGTGGGCAAAGTTCAGGCACTGTCTGACGCAGCTGAAAGTCAGGATTTGCACGGTGGTACTGGGATTGCACATACCCGCTGGGCGACTCATGGTGAGCCATCAGAGGCGAATGCGCACCCTCATGTTTCTGACTATATCTCCGTTGTTCACAACGGCATTATTGAAAACCACGAACCTTTACGTGAGTTATTGATTGGTCGTGGTTACCGTTTCAGCTCTGAAACTGACACTGAAGTTATTGCTCACCTCGTGCATTGGGAGCTACAACAAGGTGGTTCATTGCTGGAAGTGGTTAAGCGTGTGATCCCGCAATTGCGTGGTGCTTATGGCACTGTGGTAATGGATAGCCGTGATCCAAGTCGTTTAGTGGCTGCTCGTTCAGGCAGCCCATTGGTTATTGGTTGTGGCGTGGGTGAAAACTTTATTGCCTCAGACCAATTGGCTCTGCTGCCAGTGACCCGTCGCTTTATCTTCCTTGAAGAAGGCGATGTGGTTGAAGTCACTCGTCGTAGCATTGAAATTTTTGATAAGCAGGGTAACGCCATCGAGCGCCCTGAAATTGAATCTCAAGTGCAATACGATGCTGGCGATAAAGGTGTTTACCGTCATTACATGCAGAAAGAGATTTATGAGCAGCCAATGGCGATTAAAAACACGCTGGAAGGCCGCTTAAATCATGGCGCGATTGATTTGTCTGAGCTTGGCCCAAAAGCCGACGCTTTGCTGGCTAATGTGCAGCACATTCAAATCATTGCCTGTGGGACGTCTTACAACTCAGGCATGGTTTCCCGCTACTGGTTTGAATCTTTAGCTGGTGTGCCTTGTGATGTGGAAATTGCGTCTGAATTCCGTTACCGCAAATCTGCTGTGCGCCCTAACAGCTTGCTGATTACTTTATCTCAATCGGGTGAAACTGCGGATACTTTGGCTGCGCTACGTTTATCCAAAGAATTGGGGTATTTAGGTTCGCTGGCGATTTGTAACGTAGCTGGTTCCTCATTGGTACGTGAGTCAGATTTAGCGTTAATGACTAAAGCCGGTACTGAAATTGGCGTGGCGTCCACCAAAGCGTTCACCACTCAGTTGACCGTTTTACTGATGCTGGTGGGGCGTATTGGTAAGCTGAAAGGCGCTGATGACAGCCTAGAACATGAAATCGTTCATGCGTTACAGGCATTACCTGCACGTATAGAGCAGATGCTGTCTTTGGATAAAACCATTGAAGCATTGGCTGAAGGTTTCTCTGATAAGCACAATGCATTGTTCCTTGGCCGTGGCGATCAATACCCGATTGCAATGGAAGGGGCGCTGAAGCTGAAAGAAATCTCTTATATTCATGCGGAAGCTTACGCTGCTGGTGAACTGAAGCATGGTCCGTTGGCACTGATTGATGCTGATATGCCGGTCATCGTCGTTGCGCCAAACAATGAATTGTTAGAAAAACTGAAATCTAACATTGAGGAAGTACGCGCTCGTGGTGGCTTACTGTATGTGTTTGCCGATCAAGATGCTGGTTTTGCCGACAGTGAAGGCATGAAAATCATTCAGTTGCCGCATGTTGAAGAGATCATTGCCCCTATCTTCTACACCGTACCACTACAGTTATTGTCTTATCACGTCGCCTTGATTAAAGGCACTGACGTCGATCAGCCACGTAACTTGGCAAAATCCGTCACGGTTGAATAA